AATGGAACTCTTAATATGGAGCTTACAAATCCTAAGGAAACTCCATATCTTACAATGACAAAGCTGTGGCTTGAGAGTGTAGGAGTTCCGGTTCAGATTAGTCCGGACTTTAAGAAAATCTCCGTGACCGGTCCCGTTCCTTTTAAGGCTTTTGACCGCGCAGTTCCTTCAGATTGGGAAGGTGTTGCATTCCCGATTATTGCTGCTTTGATTTCTGGCAGTGAAATTACAATTGATAATGTTGACGGCTCTGGAAGCCAGGGTGATGATAAAATCGTAGAAGTGCTTCAGTCTGTTGGAGCTGATATTGAATGGAATCGTGAGACTGAGCAGCTTGTGGTACGCGGTGGAAAAACTTTGAGTACCGAAAGTCTGCCGAACGGCGAGCTCGTTGTAGAAATGTCTGCATTCCCTGATGCAATTTGTGCCCTTGCAGTACAGGCCTGTTTTATAAAAGGTAAAACTGTATTTACTGATATTGATATCTGCCGCAAAAAAGAGACTGACAGAATTAAGGCAATGACCAGTGAGCTCAGTAAGCTTGGAGCCCGAATCGAAGATGAGGGCGACCGTCTCGTTGTTTACGGTGACGGCGGTGCAAGTATTCACGGTGGAGAGGTGGAGTCTTATAAGGACCACCGCATCGTTATGTCGCTTGCCTGTCTCGGGCTTGGTTTGGCGGATGGCGAAAAAGTAACTGTAAATGATGCTGAATGGTGCAGCGTAACATTCCCACACTTTTTTGAAGTGATGAATAAACTTGGAGCCGGTTTTGAAACAATCTGAAAACCCGGAGTTCCTCCAGAATCAGCTGATTACCTACATAGGAAATAAACGTGCTCTTTTAGATTTTATTGGCGGTGGTGTACAGGAAGTACAGGCGCGGCTTGGTAAATCAAAACTTAACTGTCTTGATGTATTTTCAGGTAGCGGGATAGTAAGCCGTTATCTCAAGCAGTATGCTGAATCAATCACTGTAAATGATCTTGAAAAGTATTCCTATATAATCAATCATTGTTATCTCACAAATAAATCAGAAGTGGATTTTAAGTCTTTGGAAGAGATGCACGTTAATCTTACAGAAAAAATCGAACGCCACATGCATAAACTTGAACAGAAATGTGAATTCAAAAAGGCTGGTTTTATTTCTGAACTGTATGCACCGGCCGATGAAACACAGATTAAAAAAGAGGAACGCTGTTTTTATACACCTTATAATGCAGCCTATCTTGATGTCGCTCGTCAGATGATTGAAAAGGAAATCCCGGCACACTGGAAGGAATTTTTCATAGCGCCTCTTTTATCCGAAGCTTCCATTCATGCAAATACTGCTGGCATTTTTAAAGGTTTCTATAAAAATTCAAAAACAGGAACAGGGCAGTTTGGTGGGAATGCCCGCAATGCTCTTACAAGAATCACGGGAAAAATCTCATTGCCTCTTCCTGTCTTTTCTGATTTTAAATGCCGCTATCGAGTATTCTGTAATGACGCAAATGAGCTGGTAAATTCTGAAGAGCTTTATCACTGCGATTTTACAGATGACGGCAAATTTGACCTCGCATACTTCGATCCTCCATACAATCAGCATCCTTATGGTTCAAATTATTTTATGCTGAATCTGATTGCTGACTATCAGCGTCCAGATGCAGAAAATATCAGCCGCGTTTCAGGAATCCCTAGAGACTGGAACCGTTCAGATTACAATAAAAAACGTCGTGTTGCCGAAGTCTTCGTAAACCTCGTCCGTAACGTCCGTGCCCGTTTTGTTTTGATTTCCTTTAATTCAGAAGGCTTTATTCCAAAAGATGAGATGATAGAGCTGCTTTCTGAATGCGGTAAGGTAAGTGTACTCGAAGCTGATTACAATGCTTTCCGTGGTTCAAGAAATCTCAGCGGCCGTGAAATCCACGTAAAAGAATTTCTTTTCTTAGTAGAAAAATAAAAAAAATCACATATTTACTCACAAAAAAACGACAATTTCGTACAACTCTGCCTATTTTAACAGTAGAGGTTTTTATGAAGAAATTGCTTGTTATTTTAGTGATGGTGTGCGGCATTTTGTCTGTAGCCGTACTTACAGGTTGTAAAAGTCAGTTTGTAAAGGAGTCGTCTTTCCGTCGCTCCGGCTCAACATCAGAAAGGGGCGGGGGAAAACAGTCTCTTTCTCTAGTCTGCTGGAATGTCCAGACTTTTTTTGATGCTGTAACTACAGGAAATGAATATCAGGAATTTAAGAATTCTGAACGCTGGACTAAAGAAAAATATGTAAAGCGTTTAAATAAACTTTGTGAAATTATGACAAATCTGAATCCTGATATTTTTGTTATGGAAGAAGTTGAAAATACTGAGGTAGTTCAGGATATAGCAAATACTCTGGCGGGCGGTTCCTGGGAACACAAGAAAAACTGGCAGTATACGTGTTTTACAAAAGAACTTGGAAGTGCAATTGGCTGTGCTGTATTTTCGAGATATGAAATTTCAGAATTAAAAACACATGCTCTTGATATAAGAACTCAGGAAACAAGTCAGCCTTCTTCCCGCCCGCTTATGCAGCTTACAGTAAATATAGGAAATCGAGAGCTCGAACTTTTTGTAAATCACTGGAAGTCAAAATCCGGCGGAGAAATGGAAACTGAAATCTGGCGTGACTGGCAGGAACTGGTTCTGGCAGAAAGAACAACAGATTTGATAAAAGAGATGCAGGCACCTTTGATTGTGATGTGTGGAGATTTTAATAGAAGTGCCGAAGATTTTGTAATTGAAGCTGCTGGTGGTAAAACAACAAATACAGTTTTGAGGGGAAACTCAGAGACTGTAAAAGTCTGGTCTCCATGGTTTAATTCAGCCGGTAAGCTTTCGTCTGAAAACGGCAGTTATTATTATAACGGAGAATGGGAGCGTATAGATAATATTCTTCTGCTTGGGAATCTGGAAATGACTTCGTTTTCAGCAGTTAGAGATTCTCCTGTTGCAGATGAAGAAGGAATCCCTGTTTCTTATAAAGTCTATACCGGAGAAGGTTATTCCGACCATCTGCCTCTTAAGTGTGTAATTTCCTTTTAGAGATTATTTCAGTAAAACCCAGGTTGCTCCGCTTCCGCCCTCAGCCTTTGTCTTAGGATGACCCGAAGCACCACAGCGTTTATCGTGCTCGATAAAACGACGTACAAGTTCACCAAGAACAGGATCTGAACCGGAAGAGTGAATTCCTTTTCCGTGAATAATGAGCACCTTACGAAGTCCGCGTGCTTTACAGTCAGTAATAAAGCGGTCCAGACTTTCCTGCGCTTCTGTCTGATGTAAGCCGTGTAAATCAAGACGAGCTTCAGGCTGCATGCTAATCAGATAATTTCTGTCATATAGCTTAGAACGTTCTTCCTGCTCTTCTGCAATCTTGTCTTTGTCTATTGTTCCGTATCGGCGAAGCCACAGCTCCATTGGATTTATCTGTTTTGAGTTTTCTGCTTTAAGCTGCTTTTCAAAATCTCGTTCAGCAGCGCGCGCTTTTTCTTCTGCAGTAGGAGCGTTTGCCTTTTTGTGCGACACCTGATTCTTTCCGCTTTCCTTCTGTTTTTTTATCTGATTTTTCTGCATTGAATCCCATTGATTCAGAATGTCGCCCATGTCCATAATAACCCTCCGAGTTTATTTCAGAATAATTTATTTGATTATAATTATTTTATCTGATGTGCACCATCCGCCAGTTTCACCAACTTCAATGTAATACCACTTTCCTGTGTGTTCAAGAATACGTACACGGTTACCTCTTCCAACCTCAGAAACTGATTCAGCATTTTCCTGAGGAATAGAATAGATTTTACAGCCAGCAGAAATTCCATAGCGTTCACTACGTCTCACAGCACAGTAAAATAAAACTGCAGCGCCAAGAATTAAAAGAACTATATACATCAGCATTCTGATTTTGTGCTTTCTGCGTATTGAAATTATGATAAACACAATAGAGATTAAAATTATGATAATTGAGATATAAAGATAAATAGTCGGAAAAATTGGATTTTCAGAAATCACAATTCCACAGGACTCTTCAAAATTGATGCGGTCTCTTCGAGCCTTTGGATACAATAAAAACTCGTTGTGTTCTTTGGAATAATAATCCGCAAGCCGCATACAGTCTTCATAGCTTAATTCTGAATCAATTACTACAGAAGTTTCAGCAGTCTCCTGATAAAAGGCAGCAGAGAAAATATCTGTATCATCAGTAGCAGCTGCTGCTTCATCTGCTTCGGTAAAATCAATACAAATTTCAGGCATTAAGAGTTCGCTTCTGTAGCCGTTGTAACCAGTGGCACTTAAACGGATTGTCGGCAGTTTAATTGTTTCTGCAACGAGCCCCGTCCATTCAAAAGAAGCAACAGGAAGCAGAATGTGAGAATAAACTCTTTCCCGGTAACGGTTTTCTGTAAATTCAAATTGTTTTGTACAGGTAAAAATAGAATCCTTAGGAATTTCCCAGTTGAATTGTACAAGCTGAGTTGCGTACTGAAGGTTTACAGTAAAGCCAAGCTTTTTACCAGTTGGTACTGTAAGCAGCGGCTTTGGAAAATTCAATTCATCAGAATACACTCTTGTACCATCATCAAAAACAAGTACAATACGCGGAGTCAAGGTTGCCGGATCATCTGTGATTGAAACCGGTTCAAAATAAATCGAGCGACGGCGGTTCTGAATCATAACCGAAAGGGGAGCAAGAGAGTAATCTCCTTTATTTGCAAAGTTGTACCAGATTTCAATGAGAGTTCCCTGTTCTTCATAGTTTTCAGCCTTGCGCAAAGTTCGGAACGTTATATCATCCTTTTGATTTGCAGCAAGCACCTGAACCTGTGATGGCTGAACATACGGTATAGTGACGATAAATTTAATATCAGTTTTTGTATAAAGATTCTGACTTTCTTCCGGAACAAGTCTTAGCTGCTTAATCTTTTCAAGAGTGAGAGTCTGTGAAAAGACAGGGGCAGCAGCAAAAATCAGGAGAGCTGTGATTAGAAATCTTCTGCCAGATCTGATGAGTCTTTTGATTCGCTGTTTTTCCATTGTTTCTGATCATTCTCCTTTATATGTTCGAATACTGCTTTTTCAAGATTTTGTGGTGAAGCTTCTTCCTGAGAAGCCTGAATCTGATTACTCTGATTCTGTTTTCCCTTTGCCTCACTCTGCTGAACTGAAAGTTCAAAATTGATTTTTGCGTCTATCTTAGAACTGTCTATTTCGAGCGCCTTTCTGAAATAATCCTTTGCTTCATCAAAATCAGAATTGCGCCAGGCAAGTATACCCGCATTATAAAAAGCTGAATAGCGCACCGCATCAGGTGCATCATCTGGAATCGCCTTGAATTGTTCGAGAGCTGCAGAATCTTCTCCAATCATAATGTATGCAGTTCCAAGGTCATAAAGAGCATAACTTTGATTCTGTCGGTTTGCTTCAGCTGCTGCATTTTCAGAAGCCTGCATAAAACGGGAAACTGCATGTCTGTATTTTTTCTGATGATAAGAAACCGTTCCGTTAAGAATATCTGCAGTCTGAGAAGAACAGCCGGAAAGGAAAATTGTTATCAGAGAAACAAAAGCTGCTGCCTGTGCACGCGAAGTCTTTGCTCCAAAAAATCTTGCAAAATTAAATTCCACAGTTATATAGCTCAAAATCAAAAAAAGAGCTGCCAGCGAAAGGAAAAGCTTATAGCGTGGAACTGGCTTTACCTCATAAGAAGTAATCAGATTTTCAGTAGTACCAAAACGCAGTTGAGAAAGCAGCTGAACTGCAGAACCTTTTTCCAGAGAATTGATGTATAAAAGATTTTCATGATTATTGAAAAATCGGAAACGGTTAGAGGCATCTGCAATAGCAGCTTCAAGCCGGTCACGTCGAAGAGCACTCATAACCTGAGTTTTTCCATCTCCAGTTAAAACTGCAGATTCAGTTTCTGAACCAAAGCCAATTAAAGTAACAGGAATGCCAGCTTTCTGACATTCGAGCAAAGCAGAAGAAAGCTGGCCGTCTGTTTCTTCACCATCTGTAAATACCCAGATTTTTCCGGCAGAAGAAAAGTTTGCCGGGAAAGTTTCTTTTGCCTTTAAAATTCCTTTACCAATGCTTGAACCTGGAACAGTCATTAAAGAAGGTGACATAACTTCAAGCAGTGATTCAACCATAGCAGTATCATCAGTAATTGGAATAGCTGCAATGCCGTCTCCCTTTGCAATTACAACAGAAACAGGAACTCCCTCCATTTTAGAAAGAAGTTTCTTTGCATAGATTGAGGCTGCCTTAAGACGTGTTGTATCTCCAGGACAATCCTTTGCGAGCATACTGTTAGAGATATCAAAAACCATTGCAACAGAATGCCCGCTCTTCTGAACAGGAACAAGATAAGTTCCCCATGTAAGACCTGCATGTGCCAGCAGAAGGAAAACAAAGGAAAGTGCTAGACATGCAGAACGAATAAATAGAGTTTTTTTATATCGGAAACAGATCATTTCTTTTAGAATGATTCTGCGTATAACCCATGCAAGTACAAAAAGAATTATTGCAATGGAAATAAACTTCTGATAGAAAAGTTTGTTGACAGTTCTGTAAGTAAAAGTCTGCGAAACAGCTTCCGTTTTAGAAACAGCACTCAGAATTTCTGAAAGTTCATTTACAGTTACTGCTTCAAAATATCTTCCACCTGCAATATCAGAAATCTTCTTTAAGGAAGCCGGATTGAAGTTTGAATCAAGATATCCAGAGTAAAGCCGTTTAGTTACCGGGTCTGTGTATTCAATTGGAACCTTTCCTTTTGAACCAATTCCGACAACATAAATTGTAATGCTGTTATCTGCTGCAAGTTGAGCTGCAGTTTCCGGATGAATTTCTCCAGCATTATTTTCACCATCTGTAAGAAGAACAATACATTTTTTCTGAGCAGAAGAAGAAACAAGATGGCATACTGCAGTGCTTAAGCCATCACCAATTGCAGAACCGTTTCCAAAAGAACCCGCAGAAATCTGAGAAAGTCTTTCAGAAAAGAAAGTCAGATCACTAGTAGGTGGAACTAGAACTGCAGCATTACTTCCAAGTCCGACAAGACCATAACGGCTTCCGTCGTTTTTATTTGTAAGCAGATAGATAGCATTCTTTGCTGCATCAAGACGCTGTCCTCCGTCCATATCTTTTGCAGACATAGAAGGGCTTGTATCCAGAACAAAAACAATATCAGTTCCAAGAGAAGTATAAACCTTTTCCTGATTTGAGATTACAGGCGCTGCAAGTGCACCTACAGAAATTAAAAAGCCCGCAGTAAAGAAAATTGACGCAAGGACAGAAAGAAATTTCTGAGGATGACCTTTCCATTCAAAATGGTGACCTTCCCAATCTGCAAGAACAGCAGGAAAAGATATACGGTTAAAAATTTTAAAATGTCGTAAAATAAAAAGTGCTGGAATCAGCAGAAGAAGAAAAAAGGCTGCAGGGTTTTCAAAGTTAGTCATTATTTTCCTCCTTTACCGGAGCTTCAAATATTTCAATGCAGGAAATCAGTTTATCAATAAGCTGCTTAAGCTCTCCAGATTCAAAACTGGCATTCTTGCTGTAGCGGATAAAATCTGTGCGGATAAAGCCTGCAACAATTTCACCAAAGGCTTCTTCTTTGTTATCCGAAAGTAAACCTCCAGTTGCAGTCTGCCAGCCCTTCATCATTTCTGAAGTAACTGTATGTGTAAAAGGATAATCAAAACGCACCTCAAGATAGCGGCGCATAATATTCTGAATCTTTTCTGCATTGTCTGCCTGAAGAAGCTGTTTAAGAGTCTGTTTTTTATTTTTCTTATATTTTTTCAAAAGCTTTTTTTGATTTATATAAAATAAAAGAGTTTTTCTTTTTACAATTATTCTGATGATTATGATGATTGCAATTACAAAAGCAGCCAGAGTTCCATAAAGCTTATAGGCAGTTCCTGGAAGAAGCAGAGGAGCTGCAGAGTCATGAAGGGTAGTTGCATTAGCCGAGTCAGTAGAAATAAGTGAAACAATCTGAACCGGCTGAAATTCAAGAATGAGCTCAGTGCTTTCAATTTCCATTGGCGGTAAGTGAAGTTCTCCCGTTTTCCATGGAACAAAGGTTATAGTAAACTGATAGAAATCAACACCCGCAGGAGAGAGTGTGATTCTGCTGATTTCATAATCAGTGTGTGGTGTCGCAAAGTTTGAAGTACTCTTTTCTGAAGTACTGTTAGCAGCATTGGTGAGTTGGCTAACTAACGTTAGTTCGGCAGTACCGTTGCTTGTAAGTTGTTTTAATACCGGACTTGGATTATTAAAAGTACAGCGAAGTTCTGCTGTATCTCCAATGTAAACCTTTTTAGGAACGAGAATCTGCTGTGGTGAAATAATCTGCATATTCTTTCTCCCCGTTACCTTACTTTTGCCTTACGTGCAAAAATCTGATTCAGCACCTGAACAGGTTCTGTTTTTGTATCGAGTACCACAGGCATAATTCCGTGCTTAATGCAGAAATCCTGCCAGCGGTTCTGATTCATTTCGTTGAAACTTCGCCATTCCTTTTTAAAGGCCGGTGAAGAAGAAGGAAGCGACATCTGAAGACTGCTTTCTGTATCTTTAAAAACAACAGTACCGAGAGAAGGCAGTTCTTCGTCGCTTGCGTCGTGAATATTTATAGCAATTACATCGTTTTTCTGAGCAAGAGAAATTAAAGGCTTTTCCCAGCCGCCGCAGCGGAAGTCCGAAAGGACGAATACGAGGGTTCGTTTGCGGAGTACTTTAGCCGCTGCAGAAATTGCATTCGGGAGCACTGAGCCGGGCGTTGGAGTAGCCGGCAGTCGATCAAGGTGGTTCAGAATCTGCATTGTAGTTTCTTTACCGAGTGAAGGCTCGCACGAGAAATGAATTGCCCCGTCGAAGAATACTGCACCTGTCGGGCAGGCATTTATTTCAGCGGCAATTGCAACGAGGGCAGCGGTTTCGGCTGCAGAGGCGTATTTAGTGCGGCGGTCAGAGTTTGTTTCAAGCTGCATGGAAAGCGACGAATCTGTAATAAGGAAAAGTTGAAGTTCGCGTTCCTCTTCGAATACTTTTATGTACGGCCGCCCCATGCGTGCAGTAACGTTCCAGTCTATAGTGCGGATGTCGTCTCCGCGTATATAATCACGGACGCCTGCAAACTCAATTCCCTGGCCTCGGTAAAGAGAACGGAAATTACCGCTCTTCATACCGTCGGCAATATCTTCTGCCATCAGCCGCAGGTAGAGTGCTTTTTTTATGAGAGATTCATTATTTGCAAGGTAACGTTTTGGCATTTACGGAACCGGAATAAAATCAAGAATCCTTGTGATAATGTCATCCGCAGTAACATTGTCAGCTGCAGCTTCGTAAGAAAGTACAAGACGATGACGCAGAACATTAAGAGCCACGGCCTTAATATCTTCTGGAAGAACAAAATCACGACCAGCAAAAAGAGCCTTAACCTTAGCACACTGAAGCATAGCAATACCCGCACGAGGCGAAGCGCCAAAATGAATGTAGCGGGTAATATCGTTAGAGTTTGCTGTATTTACAAGAGTACGGCCAGCCTGCTGTTTCTTAGAGTTCTCAGGACGAGTAACAGTAAGAATAGAAACAATGTATTCAACAAGCTTTTCATCACAGGTAACAGAAGCAGCCGCCTCACGCAGAGCCTTAATATCATCAGCTTTAACAATCTGCTTTACAGGTACATACGGAGCCTGACCACAAGTCTGAACAATTTTAATTTCATTGTCAGCAGCAGGGTAAGTGATAACCAGCTTCATCAAAAAGCGGTCCAGCTCAGCCTCAGGCAGATTGTAAGTTCCTTCCTGTTCAACCGGGTTCTGAGTAGCAAGTACAAAGAACGGCTCCGGCAGCTTGTAAGTTTCTTCGCCAATAGTAATCTGGCGCTCTTCCATAGCCTCAAGCATAGCCGACTGAACCTTAGCAGGTGCACGGTTAATTTCATCCGCAAGAATCACATTTGCAAAAACCGGTCCCTTTCGTACACTGAAAGTACCCTTGTTCTGTTCATAAATAAGAGTACCGGTAACATCTGCCGGCAGCAAATCCGGAGTAAACTGAATTCGCTTAAAATCCAGCCCCAGAATCTCCGCAGTAGTTTTTATAGCAAGAGTCTTTGCAAGTCCTGGTACACCTTCAAGCAGAACATGTCCACCTGCAATAAAAGCAGTCATAATATCATCAATCAGATTTTCCTGCCCAACAAGCCTTTTAGCAGCTTCTGTACGGCAGTTCTCAAGAATTTTTACGATTTCTTTATTCATATTTATCATTATATCAAAAAAAATATAGGGAATGGAACACCTAAAACAATATTCTATATAAATGAATAAAATTGTGAGGAATTGATATATAACTTTCAAAATCTTATTGAAAGCGTGAAAAATATATTCAATTCAATGAAATTAAACAGTATAATGTTGTAAAAATTTAAATAATTAAGAAATTATGAAAAAAATATCAATCACATTATTATTTTTATCTCTATGTTTTTTATTCATTTCTTGTCCAACCATAATAAAAGGTGAAGAAGGTGTCATTATAGGAAATTATCCAGATTGGGTTGCTATACCTGGAAATGAAGGGTGCAGTTGTGCTGGAACTTCAGAGTGGATGGATTGGGAATCAGAAAATGGAAAAAAACTTCTATGTTTTATTCCAGATGAAGAAATAAATAAAACAAAATCAGGAAAGTTTAGATTAATAATATTTGACCAATATATAGCTGTTATGCTGAATGATATTGATAGTACTGTTATAAAAGCGGCCTATAATTACATTGGTGATAAAAGTGACGGCATGGGGATTATTGAGGTATATCCAGAGCAGAAAGATG
The Treponema bryantii DNA segment above includes these coding regions:
- a CDS encoding DUF58 domain-containing protein; protein product: MPKRYLANNESLIKKALYLRLMAEDIADGMKSGNFRSLYRGQGIEFAGVRDYIRGDDIRTIDWNVTARMGRPYIKVFEEERELQLFLITDSSLSMQLETNSDRRTKYASAAETAALVAIAAEINACPTGAVFFDGAIHFSCEPSLGKETTMQILNHLDRLPATPTPGSVLPNAISAAAKVLRKRTLVFVLSDFRCGGWEKPLISLAQKNDVIAINIHDASDEELPSLGTVVFKDTESSLQMSLPSSSPAFKKEWRSFNEMNQNRWQDFCIKHGIMPVVLDTKTEPVQVLNQIFARKAKVR
- the aroA gene encoding 3-phosphoshikimate 1-carboxyvinyltransferase → MKAVAKKSVLSGHITVPGSKSHTIRALILAAMADGTSHISNPLPSNDCLSTAAAVRKVGAEVDFGDGQGSSAVWTVRGAGSGLHLPDGPIDVGNSGSLMYFLCPVLSTLPGDCTFTGDESICRRPVNHLIDALCQFGANGRSLNAGPDGKPGTTPPFTFCGPIDVNKKLVTEGALSQYISGFMMAASRLNGTLNMELTNPKETPYLTMTKLWLESVGVPVQISPDFKKISVTGPVPFKAFDRAVPSDWEGVAFPIIAALISGSEITIDNVDGSGSQGDDKIVEVLQSVGADIEWNRETEQLVVRGGKTLSTESLPNGELVVEMSAFPDAICALAVQACFIKGKTVFTDIDICRKKETDRIKAMTSELSKLGARIEDEGDRLVVYGDGGASIHGGEVESYKDHRIVMSLACLGLGLADGEKVTVNDAEWCSVTFPHFFEVMNKLGAGFETI
- a CDS encoding endonuclease/exonuclease/phosphatase family protein; this translates as MKKLLVILVMVCGILSVAVLTGCKSQFVKESSFRRSGSTSERGGGKQSLSLVCWNVQTFFDAVTTGNEYQEFKNSERWTKEKYVKRLNKLCEIMTNLNPDIFVMEEVENTEVVQDIANTLAGGSWEHKKNWQYTCFTKELGSAIGCAVFSRYEISELKTHALDIRTQETSQPSSRPLMQLTVNIGNRELELFVNHWKSKSGGEMETEIWRDWQELVLAERTTDLIKEMQAPLIVMCGDFNRSAEDFVIEAAGGKTTNTVLRGNSETVKVWSPWFNSAGKLSSENGSYYYNGEWERIDNILLLGNLEMTSFSAVRDSPVADEEGIPVSYKVYTGEGYSDHLPLKCVISF
- a CDS encoding DNA adenine methylase; translated protein: MKQSENPEFLQNQLITYIGNKRALLDFIGGGVQEVQARLGKSKLNCLDVFSGSGIVSRYLKQYAESITVNDLEKYSYIINHCYLTNKSEVDFKSLEEMHVNLTEKIERHMHKLEQKCEFKKAGFISELYAPADETQIKKEERCFYTPYNAAYLDVARQMIEKEIPAHWKEFFIAPLLSEASIHANTAGIFKGFYKNSKTGTGQFGGNARNALTRITGKISLPLPVFSDFKCRYRVFCNDANELVNSEELYHCDFTDDGKFDLAYFDPPYNQHPYGSNYFMLNLIADYQRPDAENISRVSGIPRDWNRSDYNKKRRVAEVFVNLVRNVRARFVLISFNSEGFIPKDEMIELLSECGKVSVLEADYNAFRGSRNLSGREIHVKEFLFLVEK
- a CDS encoding VWA domain-containing protein, translating into MTNFENPAAFFLLLLIPALFILRHFKIFNRISFPAVLADWEGHHFEWKGHPQKFLSVLASIFFTAGFLISVGALAAPVISNQEKVYTSLGTDIVFVLDTSPSMSAKDMDGGQRLDAAKNAIYLLTNKNDGSRYGLVGLGSNAAVLVPPTSDLTFFSERLSQISAGSFGNGSAIGDGLSTAVCHLVSSSAQKKCIVLLTDGENNAGEIHPETAAQLAADNSITIYVVGIGSKGKVPIEYTDPVTKRLYSGYLDSNFNPASLKKISDIAGGRYFEAVTVNELSEILSAVSKTEAVSQTFTYRTVNKLFYQKFISIAIILFVLAWVIRRIILKEMICFRYKKTLFIRSACLALSFVFLLLAHAGLTWGTYLVPVQKSGHSVAMVFDISNSMLAKDCPGDTTRLKAASIYAKKLLSKMEGVPVSVVIAKGDGIAAIPITDDTAMVESLLEVMSPSLMTVPGSSIGKGILKAKETFPANFSSAGKIWVFTDGEETDGQLSSALLECQKAGIPVTLIGFGSETESAVLTGDGKTQVMSALRRDRLEAAIADASNRFRFFNNHENLLYINSLEKGSAVQLLSQLRFGTTENLITSYEVKPVPRYKLFLSLAALFLILSYITVEFNFARFFGAKTSRAQAAAFVSLITIFLSGCSSQTADILNGTVSYHQKKYRHAVSRFMQASENAAAEANRQNQSYALYDLGTAYIMIGEDSAALEQFKAIPDDAPDAVRYSAFYNAGILAWRNSDFDEAKDYFRKALEIDSSKIDAKINFELSVQQSEAKGKQNQSNQIQASQEEASPQNLEKAVFEHIKENDQKQWKNSESKDSSDLAEDF
- a CDS encoding MoxR family ATPase, with product MNKEIVKILENCRTEAAKRLVGQENLIDDIMTAFIAGGHVLLEGVPGLAKTLAIKTTAEILGLDFKRIQFTPDLLPADVTGTLIYEQNKGTFSVRKGPVFANVILADEINRAPAKVQSAMLEAMEERQITIGEETYKLPEPFFVLATQNPVEQEGTYNLPEAELDRFLMKLVITYPAADNEIKIVQTCGQAPYVPVKQIVKADDIKALREAAASVTCDEKLVEYIVSILTVTRPENSKKQQAGRTLVNTANSNDITRYIHFGASPRAGIAMLQCAKVKALFAGRDFVLPEDIKAVALNVLRHRLVLSYEAAADNVTADDIITRILDFIPVP
- a CDS encoding Smr/MutS family protein translates to MDMGDILNQWDSMQKNQIKKQKESGKNQVSHKKANAPTAEEKARAAERDFEKQLKAENSKQINPMELWLRRYGTIDKDKIAEEQEERSKLYDRNYLISMQPEARLDLHGLHQTEAQESLDRFITDCKARGLRKVLIIHGKGIHSSGSDPVLGELVRRFIEHDKRCGASGHPKTKAEGGSGATWVLLK